A genome region from Flavobacterium sp. includes the following:
- a CDS encoding G-D-S-L family lipolytic protein, whose protein sequence is MKKNIKWLLMVSLTFMAACNSDDNNTPEEVPVVPGSAVFTKYVALGDSFAAGYSDNALFKRGQEGAYTNILAQQFVAAGGGTFTTPLMNDNLGGLLLGGNVVAGTRLYFNGQAPVSVTGKPTTEITAHLTGPFNNLGVPGAKSFHLVAAGYGNVAGVATGAANPYFARFSSSPSTTVLADAITQAPTFFSLFIGGNDVLSYALSGGVGKDQKGNLNPATYGGNDITDPTVFANVYTTLATSLTANGAKGVVANLPYITALPYFITVPYNPLTASTLGGGNQAVGVATIKALNAQLYGPLKQALTAFQAGDRINLLSETGSNPVLIKDESLPNLSAQLTAAFTPSMGAQNAAFYGAVFGQARQARATDLVVLPTRTDIGAAPKASDSGLGFAPPAPLDKFGITYPLQDKHVLIPTEISEIKVATDAYNTTIEAVAKEKGLAFVDTRAILTQLASGGYRFGNYTMSSTYVTGGAFSLDGVHPSARGYGLIANIFIDAINAKYGSTLRHVDLGAYPIQYPASL, encoded by the coding sequence ATGAAAAAAAATATAAAATGGCTATTAATGGTTTCTTTAACCTTTATGGCAGCTTGTAATAGTGATGACAATAATACGCCGGAAGAAGTTCCTGTAGTTCCCGGCTCGGCAGTATTTACAAAATATGTTGCGCTTGGAGATTCTTTCGCAGCAGGATATAGTGATAATGCTTTGTTTAAAAGAGGACAAGAAGGGGCATATACTAATATTTTAGCACAGCAGTTTGTGGCTGCTGGCGGCGGAACTTTTACAACACCGCTAATGAATGATAATCTGGGAGGATTATTATTAGGCGGGAATGTTGTCGCTGGAACCCGATTATATTTCAATGGTCAGGCACCCGTAAGCGTAACAGGAAAACCAACAACAGAAATAACAGCTCATCTTACGGGACCATTTAACAATTTAGGTGTGCCTGGAGCAAAAAGTTTTCACTTAGTAGCGGCTGGTTACGGAAATGTTGCCGGAGTAGCAACAGGAGCAGCAAATCCTTACTTTGCCAGATTCTCAAGCTCGCCTTCAACAACTGTTCTGGCAGATGCAATAACGCAGGCACCGACTTTCTTTTCGTTATTTATTGGTGGAAATGATGTTTTGAGTTATGCGCTTTCTGGAGGAGTTGGTAAAGATCAAAAAGGGAATTTAAATCCGGCTACTTACGGAGGAAACGATATTACAGATCCAACTGTTTTTGCAAATGTTTACACTACATTGGCAACAAGTTTGACGGCTAATGGTGCAAAAGGTGTTGTGGCAAATCTGCCATACATTACCGCTTTGCCGTATTTTATAACCGTACCTTATAATCCTCTTACTGCTTCAACTCTTGGTGGTGGTAATCAGGCTGTAGGAGTGGCTACTATTAAAGCATTAAATGCACAATTATATGGCCCTCTAAAACAAGCATTGACAGCTTTTCAGGCAGGAGATAGAATTAACTTGTTGTCTGAAACGGGTTCAAACCCAGTATTAATAAAAGATGAATCACTTCCTAATCTTTCTGCTCAATTAACTGCGGCGTTTACACCTTCAATGGGAGCACAGAACGCAGCGTTTTACGGAGCTGTTTTTGGACAGGCTAGACAAGCAAGAGCAACAGATTTAGTGGTTCTGCCAACTAGAACAGATATTGGAGCTGCGCCAAAAGCATCAGATTCAGGACTTGGTTTTGCACCTCCTGCGCCATTAGATAAATTTGGAATAACATATCCTTTACAAGATAAACACGTTTTGATTCCAACTGAAATTTCTGAAATTAAAGTTGCAACAGATGCATACAATACAACTATAGAGGCGGTCGCTAAAGAAAAAGGCTTAGCTTTTGTTGATACAAGAGCAATCTTAACACAATTAGCAAGCGGCGGATATAGATTTGGAAATTATACAATGTCTTCTACTTATGTAACCGGAGGAGCTTTTTCTTTAGACGGAGTTCATCCAAGTGCAAGAGGATATGGTTTAATTGCAAATATTTTTATAGATGCCATAAACGCTAAATACGGTTCAACACTTCGTCATGTTGATTTAGGTGCATATCCTATTCAATATCCGGCGTCATTATAA
- a CDS encoding carboxypeptidase-like regulatory domain-containing protein — MRVYLLIMLFFSGISFAQNTITGSVTDSNKQSIPGANVVVLGSSSGVSTDFDGTFKLTTNEKLPFLIKVSAVGFEAQTINVTSANQKINVTLKDEETKLDEIVVSASRTPERVIESPVTIERMGIQEIKNTTAPTFYDGLENLKEVHFNTSSISFKSINTRGFATVANTRFMQLVDGMDNSSPALNFVLGNLIGVSDIDVASVELLPGASSALYGANAFNGIMFMNSKSPFTNEGISVYYKYGQTSQDIAGTNDYNDFGIRAAKAFTKHFAMKANFTYMTATEWIAGDKRSMTAGGDSHAVNQNYDGLNIYGDEVTTFISNVGQVSRTGYREQDLTDNKVKSMKADFSAHIKPWANDTEFILQYKIGTGSTIYQGANRYALKDFLMQQGKFEVKGKNFFGRIYFTSEDAGDSYDMRFAAWNVNRAAKSDTEWFTNYATAYQYAGAVMGTNANESAAIARNFADYNVLPAAISFIPKPTGSPRFEPGSAQFNSALKTVISNPDLTQGAKFIDHSKLYHSDINYNFKDIIKWAEIQVGGSWRKYIMNSEGTIFTDYDGPIDYKEYGAYTQLQKKFIDDRLKLTGSIRYDKSQNFDGNVSPRLSLVYSAGESKRHNFRVSYQTGFRNPTTQDQYIGLDLGPFALIGSAAENLDRFQETVNVSSAGQAIAGQPATIQMSGQNAYHNAYTVASVQAFAASSNPNDLQVANIGLVKPEQVQAFEAGYRSVVQNDLSIDINGYYNIYNDFMNTARVISPYYGTVGTNPADAEVQKTYQALAFGDRRVYQVYTNTTAQISSLGFGVGLSKKVYKDFELGVNYNYAQFNFDQKDDPDFVAGFNTPKHRIKASLGNSKVTKNLGFNVNVRWNTEYLWESSFGDGMIPENTVLDAQINYALPKLKSVIKVGATNLFGSDYLQVIGAGMIGQQWFASWTINP; from the coding sequence ATGAGAGTCTACTTGCTAATTATGTTGTTTTTCAGCGGAATATCCTTTGCGCAAAATACAATTACAGGTTCGGTTACTGATAGTAACAAACAATCTATTCCAGGTGCTAACGTTGTTGTGCTCGGATCCAGCAGCGGTGTATCAACTGATTTTGACGGAACGTTTAAATTGACTACAAATGAAAAACTGCCATTTTTGATAAAGGTATCTGCCGTGGGATTTGAAGCTCAAACAATCAATGTTACATCTGCAAATCAAAAAATAAACGTTACTCTAAAAGATGAAGAAACCAAACTTGATGAGATTGTGGTTTCGGCTTCCAGAACTCCTGAAAGAGTTATTGAATCACCTGTTACAATTGAAAGAATGGGTATTCAGGAAATTAAAAACACAACAGCTCCCACTTTTTATGATGGATTGGAAAATTTAAAAGAAGTGCATTTCAATACGAGCAGTATTTCTTTTAAATCAATAAATACTCGTGGTTTTGCTACTGTTGCTAATACCAGATTTATGCAATTGGTTGATGGTATGGACAACTCTTCCCCAGCTTTGAACTTTGTGTTAGGAAACTTAATTGGGGTTTCTGATATCGATGTTGCAAGCGTTGAACTTTTGCCGGGAGCATCTTCTGCTCTTTATGGTGCAAACGCTTTTAACGGAATTATGTTTATGAATAGTAAAAGTCCTTTTACAAATGAAGGAATAAGTGTTTACTATAAATATGGGCAAACTAGTCAGGACATAGCAGGAACTAATGACTACAATGATTTCGGAATTAGAGCGGCAAAAGCGTTTACAAAACATTTTGCTATGAAAGCGAACTTTACTTATATGACTGCTACGGAATGGATCGCAGGTGATAAAAGAAGTATGACTGCGGGTGGAGACAGCCATGCGGTTAATCAAAATTATGACGGATTAAATATCTATGGTGACGAGGTTACAACTTTTATCTCAAATGTTGGACAAGTAAGTAGAACAGGATATCGTGAACAAGATTTAACTGATAATAAAGTTAAAAGTATGAAGGCTGATTTCAGTGCTCATATTAAACCGTGGGCTAATGATACAGAATTTATACTACAATATAAAATAGGTACAGGAAGTACAATTTATCAGGGAGCTAACCGATATGCTTTAAAAGATTTCTTAATGCAGCAAGGTAAATTTGAAGTAAAAGGGAAAAACTTCTTTGGAAGAATCTATTTTACAAGTGAAGATGCCGGAGATTCTTATGATATGAGATTTGCAGCATGGAACGTTAACAGAGCGGCTAAATCAGATACAGAATGGTTTACTAACTATGCAACAGCTTATCAATATGCTGGGGCTGTTATGGGAACGAATGCAAATGAATCTGCAGCGATTGCAAGAAACTTTGCTGATTACAATGTGCTTCCGGCAGCGATTTCTTTTATTCCAAAACCAACAGGTTCTCCTAGATTTGAGCCAGGTTCAGCTCAGTTTAACAGTGCTCTTAAAACGGTTATTTCAAACCCTGATTTGACACAAGGAGCAAAATTCATAGATCATTCAAAATTATATCACTCAGATATCAACTATAATTTTAAAGATATCATTAAATGGGCAGAAATTCAGGTTGGAGGTTCTTGGAGAAAATATATCATGAACTCTGAAGGAACAATCTTTACAGATTACGACGGACCAATTGATTATAAAGAGTATGGAGCTTATACTCAATTACAGAAAAAATTTATTGATGATAGGTTAAAGCTTACAGGATCTATTCGTTATGATAAAAGTCAAAACTTTGACGGAAATGTTTCTCCAAGACTTTCATTGGTATATTCTGCAGGAGAATCAAAAAGACACAACTTTAGAGTTTCTTACCAAACAGGTTTCCGTAACCCAACAACACAAGATCAATATATAGGTTTAGATTTAGGGCCATTCGCATTAATTGGATCTGCAGCTGAAAACTTAGACCGTTTTCAGGAAACTGTAAATGTAAGTTCAGCAGGTCAGGCAATTGCAGGTCAGCCGGCAACAATTCAAATGTCAGGTCAAAATGCTTATCACAATGCGTATACAGTAGCTTCTGTTCAGGCATTTGCTGCTTCTTCGAATCCAAACGACCTTCAGGTGGCAAATATTGGTTTAGTAAAACCAGAACAAGTGCAGGCATTTGAGGCAGGATATCGTTCAGTAGTTCAAAACGATTTATCAATTGATATTAACGGATACTACAATATTTACAATGACTTCATGAATACGGCGAGAGTTATTTCTCCTTACTATGGAACAGTAGGGACTAATCCAGCTGACGCAGAAGTGCAAAAAACCTATCAGGCATTAGCTTTTGGTGACAGAAGAGTGTATCAGGTTTACACAAATACTACTGCTCAAATTTCTTCTTTAGGATTTGGTGTTGGTTTGTCTAAAAAAGTATATAAAGATTTTGAATTAGGAGTAAATTATAATTATGCTCAATTTAATTTCGATCAAAAAGATGACCCTGATTTCGTAGCAGGATTTAATACTCCAAAACATAGAATTAAAGCCTCTTTAGGAAATTCTAAAGTAACTAAAAACTTAGGTTTCAATGTTAATGTGAGATGGAATACAGAATATTTATGGGAATCTTCTTTTGGAGATGGTATGATTCCTGAAAATACAGTTCTTGATGCTCAGATAAACTATGCACTGCCAAAACTTAAATCAGTAATAAAAGTTGGTGCAACAAACCTTTTCGGATCAGATTATCTTCAGGTAATTGGAGCAGGTATGATAGGTCAGCAGTGGTTTGCTTCATGGACAATTAATCCTTAA
- a CDS encoding pyridoxal phosphate-dependent aminotransferase family protein, translating to MELPENLNKKLENRKQNNSLRKLPVFNNLVDFSSNDYIGFSKSETIFKLTHAYLHENEIFQNGATGSRLISGNHSLYQIAESFISQFHDAEAALIFNSGYDANLGFFSAVPQRNDVILYDELSHASIRDGIVMSNAKSYKFNHNDFEDLERLILKFPDTNIYIVTETVFSMDGDSPNLEELVQLSEKYNCYLIIDEAHTLGVFGDKGEGLLQYLNLHNRIFARIMTFGKGLGCHGAVVLGSPQLKEYLINFARSFIYTTGLSPHSVATILTAYQQLEIEKEAIEKLRQNIVFFNQQKNLLGLKPMFVRSKSAIQSAIVQGNENVKKLAQQLQDKGFDVKPILSPTVPEGQERLRFCIHSYNSEEEISSVLELLRDFIF from the coding sequence ATGGAATTACCTGAAAACCTTAATAAAAAACTCGAAAATAGAAAGCAGAATAATTCGCTTCGGAAACTTCCTGTGTTTAATAATCTGGTTGATTTTTCATCAAATGATTATATCGGATTTTCAAAATCAGAAACTATTTTTAAACTCACGCATGCTTATCTGCATGAAAATGAAATTTTTCAAAACGGAGCAACAGGTTCAAGATTAATTTCAGGAAATCATTCTTTGTATCAAATAGCCGAAAGTTTTATCTCTCAATTTCACGATGCAGAAGCTGCTTTAATTTTCAATTCGGGTTATGATGCCAATTTGGGTTTTTTTAGCGCTGTACCGCAAAGAAATGATGTTATTTTATATGATGAGTTAAGTCATGCTTCAATTAGGGATGGAATTGTAATGTCAAACGCAAAATCGTATAAATTCAATCACAATGATTTTGAAGATTTAGAACGACTTATTTTAAAGTTTCCCGACACAAATATTTACATCGTTACAGAAACTGTTTTCTCTATGGATGGCGATAGTCCAAACTTAGAAGAATTAGTGCAGCTTTCCGAAAAATACAATTGTTATTTGATAATTGACGAAGCCCATACTTTAGGTGTTTTTGGTGATAAAGGCGAAGGACTTCTGCAATATCTGAATTTACATAACAGAATTTTTGCCCGAATTATGACTTTTGGAAAAGGACTGGGCTGTCACGGTGCAGTTGTACTCGGAAGTCCTCAACTCAAAGAATATTTAATAAACTTTGCCCGAAGTTTTATTTATACAACCGGATTATCTCCACATTCAGTTGCTACGATTTTAACAGCTTATCAGCAATTAGAAATCGAAAAAGAAGCTATTGAAAAACTGCGTCAAAATATCGTGTTCTTCAATCAGCAAAAAAACTTGTTGGGTTTAAAGCCAATGTTTGTTCGAAGTAAATCTGCAATTCAGTCCGCCATTGTTCAGGGAAATGAAAATGTGAAGAAATTAGCGCAGCAATTACAGGACAAAGGTTTTGATGTAAAGCCAATACTTTCTCCAACAGTTCCCGAAGGTCAGGAACGTTTGAGATTTTGTATTCATAGTTATAATTCAGAAGAAGAAATTAGTTCTGTATTAGAACTTTTACGAGATTTCATATTTTAG
- a CDS encoding NAD(P)H-binding protein, whose translation MKNISKIAVLGGGGRTGNYLVNQLLKEGFSIKLLLRNPQNFEIQNPKIEIIQGDALDLESIKLLLKDCQAVISTIGQRKDEPLVASEVTKNVLNVMNDYKIERYVLLAGLNIDTPFDKKSPKTIMATDWMKNNFPLIQEDRQKAYDLLVKSEVNWTQVRVPFIEFTANSSEIAVDLQDCSGDKISAFDIAVFMVKELIQSNCSRQSPFICAI comes from the coding sequence ATGAAAAATATATCAAAAATTGCCGTTTTGGGCGGTGGCGGAAGAACTGGAAATTATCTCGTAAACCAGTTGTTAAAAGAAGGATTTAGTATAAAACTTTTACTGAGAAATCCTCAAAATTTCGAAATTCAAAACCCTAAAATTGAAATCATTCAAGGCGATGCACTCGATTTAGAATCCATAAAGTTATTGCTAAAAGATTGTCAGGCCGTTATAAGTACTATTGGTCAGAGAAAAGACGAGCCTCTTGTTGCAAGTGAAGTAACAAAAAACGTTTTAAACGTAATGAATGATTATAAAATCGAACGTTATGTTCTTCTTGCTGGTCTTAACATTGATACACCATTTGATAAAAAAAGTCCAAAAACAATTATGGCTACAGATTGGATGAAAAACAATTTTCCGTTAATTCAGGAAGATCGCCAAAAAGCCTATGATCTTTTGGTAAAAAGTGAGGTAAACTGGACACAAGTTCGTGTTCCGTTTATAGAGTTTACAGCTAATAGTTCTGAAATAGCTGTTGATCTTCAAGACTGTTCAGGTGATAAAATCAGTGCATTTGATATCGCCGTATTTATGGTGAAAGAATTAATTCAGTCAAATTGCAGCAGGCAGTCGCCGTTTATATGTGCAATTTAA
- a CDS encoding TraB/GumN family protein, with product MKKIVSLSISVILLVFGVKTQAQTSPKLENSLLWEVSGNGLSKPSYLYGTIHMICSSDYFLTDKTKKALESAEKLVLEINFSDPKEMSQMQQLAMGKELLSKKLNPEQLAKLDAILKKTTGMTVQQVDSFSLLTVMSLISMKSFGCNDLKFYEMEFIEQAKKRNIEIGGLETVKQQFDMFEKAYTDDETIAMLEESTPEESSKLVSTYKAGNVDEMYDFTTDKKYTSEKTKKIILDERNQNWVKIMPELMKKQSVFFAVGSAHLAGESGVINLLKKAGYKVKPILN from the coding sequence ATGAAAAAAATAGTAAGTCTATCTATATCAGTAATACTTCTTGTTTTTGGAGTAAAAACACAAGCTCAAACATCTCCTAAATTAGAAAATTCTCTTTTATGGGAAGTTTCGGGAAACGGACTTTCCAAACCTTCTTACTTGTACGGAACGATTCATATGATTTGTTCTTCGGATTATTTTTTAACTGACAAAACGAAAAAAGCTTTAGAATCTGCTGAAAAATTAGTTCTGGAAATTAATTTTTCTGATCCGAAAGAAATGTCACAAATGCAGCAATTGGCGATGGGAAAAGAACTTTTGAGTAAAAAACTAAATCCCGAGCAGTTAGCAAAATTAGATGCCATATTGAAAAAAACTACCGGAATGACGGTTCAGCAGGTTGACAGTTTTAGTCTGTTGACTGTAATGAGTTTGATTTCGATGAAAAGTTTCGGGTGTAATGATTTAAAATTCTACGAAATGGAATTTATAGAGCAGGCTAAAAAAAGGAATATTGAAATTGGCGGACTTGAAACGGTAAAACAACAATTTGATATGTTTGAAAAGGCATATACAGATGATGAAACGATTGCCATGCTGGAAGAATCTACGCCTGAAGAATCTTCCAAATTAGTATCAACTTATAAAGCCGGGAATGTAGATGAAATGTATGATTTTACAACTGACAAAAAATATACAAGCGAAAAAACTAAAAAGATTATTCTTGACGAAAGAAATCAGAATTGGGTTAAAATTATGCCTGAATTAATGAAAAAACAAAGTGTGTTTTTTGCAGTTGGATCTGCGCATTTGGCTGGAGAATCCGGAGTGATTAATTTATTAAAAAAAGCAGGTTATAAAGTAAAACCAATTCTGAATTAA
- the atpD gene encoding F0F1 ATP synthase subunit beta: MSKVIGKVAQIIGPVVDVVFNGKDVELPKIYDSLEVTKKDGTLLVLEVQSHIGENTVRTISMDSTDGLSRGYEVVGTGNPIQMPIGPDVYGRLFNVVGDAIDGLGNLPKTGENGLPIHRQAPKFEDLSTSSEVLFTGIKVIDLIEPYAKGGKIGLFGGAGVGKTVLIQELINNIAKGHGGLSVFAGVGERTREGNDLLREMLESGIIKYGEDFMHSMENGGWDLSKVDMPGMRESKATFVFGQMNEPPGARARVALSGLSIAEYFRDGAGSDQGKDVLFFVDNIFRFTQAGSEVSALLGRMPSAVGYQPTLATEMGAMQERITSTNKGSITSVQAVYVPADDLTDPAPATTFAHLDATTVLSRKIAELGIYPAVDPLDSTSRILTPHILGDEHYNCAQRVKEILQKYKQLQDIIAILGMEELSEEDKLSVSRARRVQRFLSQPFHVAEQFTGIPGVLVDIKDTIKGFNMIIDGELDHLPEAAFNLKGSIQDAIEAGEKMLAEA; this comes from the coding sequence ATGTCAAAAGTAATAGGAAAAGTTGCTCAAATCATTGGACCAGTAGTAGACGTAGTTTTCAACGGTAAAGATGTTGAACTTCCAAAAATTTATGATTCACTAGAAGTCACTAAAAAAGACGGAACTTTATTAGTTCTAGAAGTACAATCACACATCGGTGAAAACACTGTTCGTACCATTTCTATGGATTCAACAGATGGTTTAAGCAGAGGATATGAAGTAGTTGGAACTGGAAATCCAATCCAAATGCCAATCGGTCCAGACGTATATGGAAGATTATTTAATGTTGTTGGAGATGCCATTGACGGTTTAGGTAATTTACCAAAAACTGGAGAAAACGGTCTGCCAATTCACAGACAAGCTCCAAAATTCGAAGATTTATCAACTTCATCTGAAGTTTTATTTACAGGTATTAAAGTAATCGATTTGATTGAGCCTTATGCAAAAGGAGGTAAAATTGGATTGTTTGGTGGTGCTGGTGTTGGTAAAACAGTATTGATTCAGGAGTTGATCAACAATATTGCAAAAGGTCACGGTGGACTTTCAGTATTCGCTGGAGTAGGTGAAAGAACACGTGAAGGAAATGACTTGCTTCGTGAGATGTTAGAGTCAGGAATTATTAAATACGGTGAAGATTTCATGCACTCTATGGAAAATGGAGGATGGGATTTATCTAAAGTAGATATGCCAGGAATGAGAGAGTCTAAAGCTACTTTCGTTTTCGGACAAATGAATGAGCCACCTGGAGCTCGTGCACGTGTGGCACTTTCAGGATTATCTATCGCTGAGTATTTCCGTGATGGAGCTGGATCTGATCAAGGAAAAGACGTATTGTTCTTCGTTGATAACATCTTCCGTTTTACACAAGCAGGTTCTGAGGTATCAGCACTTTTAGGACGTATGCCATCTGCGGTAGGTTACCAGCCAACATTAGCAACTGAAATGGGTGCTATGCAAGAGCGTATTACATCTACAAACAAAGGATCTATTACATCTGTACAGGCGGTTTACGTTCCTGCGGATGACTTAACTGACCCGGCGCCGGCTACAACTTTCGCGCACTTAGATGCTACAACTGTATTGTCTCGTAAAATTGCTGAGTTAGGTATCTATCCTGCGGTTGACCCGTTAGATTCTACTTCAAGAATTTTAACTCCACATATCTTAGGAGATGAGCACTACAACTGTGCACAAAGAGTAAAAGAAATTCTTCAAAAATACAAACAACTTCAGGATATCATCGCGATCTTAGGTATGGAAGAGTTATCTGAAGAAGATAAACTTTCTGTATCAAGAGCTCGTCGTGTACAACGTTTCTTGTCTCAGCCATTCCACGTTGCAGAGCAGTTTACAGGTATTCCGGGAGTTTTAGTAGATATTAAAGATACTATCAAAGGTTTCAACATGATTATCGATGGTGAATTAGATCACCTTCCAGAAGCAGCTTTCAACTTAAAAGGTTCTATTCAGGATGCAATTGAAGCTGGAGAAAAAATGTTAGCTGAAGCATAA
- the bioD gene encoding dethiobiotin synthase: MKIFVTGISTDVGKTIASSVIVEALEADYWKPVQAGDLDNSDTDKVKARISNEKTLFFENSYKLNTPASPHLAAAIDGIKIELNQIQEPKTENHLVIEGAGGIFVPLNDEETIIDLIKPDYKIVVVSRHYLGSINHTLLTIEAIQNRGFKVAGIIFSGSENKSTESLILNKTKINCIGRIDEEPYFDQNVIKEYADLFRDNLLALEKSKL; this comes from the coding sequence ATGAAAATATTCGTAACAGGAATTTCGACAGATGTTGGCAAAACAATCGCCTCTTCTGTTATTGTAGAAGCTTTAGAAGCTGATTATTGGAAACCAGTTCAGGCCGGTGATTTAGATAATTCAGATACTGATAAAGTAAAAGCCAGAATCTCCAATGAAAAAACTCTTTTTTTCGAAAACAGTTATAAACTCAATACACCCGCAAGTCCGCATTTAGCAGCAGCAATTGATGGAATAAAAATCGAATTAAATCAAATTCAGGAACCTAAAACAGAAAACCATTTAGTTATAGAAGGTGCGGGCGGAATTTTTGTTCCATTGAATGATGAAGAAACAATTATAGATTTAATAAAACCAGATTATAAAATTGTTGTTGTTTCAAGACATTATTTAGGAAGTATCAATCATACTTTATTAACGATCGAAGCCATTCAGAATCGAGGTTTTAAAGTTGCCGGAATTATCTTCAGCGGAAGCGAAAACAAATCAACAGAAAGTTTAATTTTAAATAAAACCAAAATCAACTGCATAGGAAGAATCGACGAAGAACCATACTTTGACCAAAACGTAATTAAAGAATACGCCGATTTGTTCAGAGATAATTTACTGGCTTTGGAAAAATCTAAACTCTAA
- a CDS encoding RNA polymerase sigma factor has protein sequence MKEREQEFLNRIESHKGILYKVSKMYMDTHDDQQDLFQEIVCQLWKSYDSFRNESQFSTWMYRVAVNTAIVFLRKEKRKVDKYEIASENIKEDEGDSQIKESQIEHFYKAVQKLDKIDKAIIFYQLEGFSHKEIGENLGISEGNARVKLNRAKEKLKEIIKNQGYGF, from the coding sequence TTGAAAGAAAGGGAACAAGAATTTTTGAATCGGATTGAAAGTCATAAAGGAATTTTGTACAAAGTTTCTAAAATGTACATGGATACGCATGACGATCAACAGGATTTGTTTCAGGAAATTGTTTGTCAGCTCTGGAAATCGTATGATTCTTTTCGAAACGAAAGTCAGTTTTCGACCTGGATGTACCGTGTTGCGGTAAATACGGCCATAGTTTTCTTAAGGAAAGAAAAACGAAAAGTTGACAAATATGAAATTGCTTCAGAAAATATAAAAGAAGACGAAGGTGATTCGCAAATCAAAGAAAGTCAGATTGAACATTTTTATAAAGCCGTTCAAAAGCTTGATAAAATAGACAAAGCCATTATTTTTTATCAGTTAGAAGGATTTTCACACAAGGAAATTGGAGAAAATCTCGGAATTTCTGAAGGAAATGCCAGAGTAAAACTGAACAGAGCAAAAGAAAAATTAAAAGAAATTATAAAAAATCAAGGATATGGATTTTGA
- a CDS encoding F0F1 ATP synthase subunit epsilon yields the protein MILEIVSPEAKLFSGEVTAVTLPGVDGSFQILNNHAPIVSILEKGTIKIAASSFNFSKEVADKFTKVNDQTYTLEITSGTIEMKDNKIIVLVD from the coding sequence ATGATTTTAGAAATAGTATCACCAGAAGCAAAATTATTTTCAGGAGAAGTAACTGCAGTTACACTTCCTGGAGTTGATGGAAGCTTTCAGATTTTGAATAATCACGCTCCTATCGTTTCTATTCTAGAAAAAGGAACAATTAAAATTGCAGCGTCTAGTTTCAATTTTTCTAAAGAGGTAGCAGATAAATTTACGAAAGTGAATGACCAAACTTACACATTAGAGATTACGTCAGGAACAATCGAAATGAAAGATAACAAGATAATTGTTTTAGTAGACTAA